One window of the Salvia miltiorrhiza cultivar Shanhuang (shh) chromosome 6, IMPLAD_Smil_shh, whole genome shotgun sequence genome contains the following:
- the LOC130988307 gene encoding DNA mismatch repair protein MSH7: MQRQKSILSFLKKPEASAGGKPTVADGEIRGTDTPPEKVPRRIFSDSRPSLFSSIKHKFAKVDNSTNSSSNTRCDGDENFTIRSLPLRFDASEDLGNGYLVSKQPSDQHVLSSSRTVCPEGGKGSLFLKTLEDDVLGPETPGMRPLVPRLKRVQEDIYNLEEKADFSLQDNRKRMKLEQASDVSKKIHDEDCDTVSKFEWLHKSRIKDANGRKPMDPLYDKRTLYIPPEALGKMSASQKQYWDVKRQYMDVILFFKVGKFYELYELDAEIGHKELDWKITQSGVGKCRQVGVSESGIDDAAQKLIARGYKVGRIEQLETSEQAKSRGSTSVIRRKLVHVQTPATTTEGNIGPDAVHLLAIKEGGMLEDGSILFGFAFVDCAALKFWVGTVRDDASYAALGALLMQVSPKEIIFEGQGLSKDAQRALKKLNLTGSNSFQLNASDTFRDAFEIRSIIDANKYFIGSSDSWNRVLDGVVHCDLPLCALGGLISHLSRLMLNDVIRNGDIFSYEVYKGFLRMDGQTLVNLEIFNNNADGSQSGTLYKYLDNCMTSSGKRLLKNWICHPLQDVDKINKRLDVVENMMANSEVVSHIAQLLRKLPDVERLLGRVKSSFQSSSVLSLPLLGSKLLKQRLKAFGSLVRGLRIGIEMLMLLQKDEVMTASLSKVVPVPVLSGNKGLDEYLSQFEAAIDSEFPNYQDHNVTDSEAETLTILIELFVEKAARWSQMIHAINCIDVLRSFAMSAISSCGAMCRPKVLPHSNIANSFMETRSPILHMKGLWHPYALGENGGPPVPNDILLGENGSSCTPGTLLLTGPNMGGKSTLLRATCLAVVLAQLGCYVPCETCTLSVVDIIFTRLGATDRIMTGESTFLIECTETASVLQNATQNSVVILDELGRGTSTFDGYAIAYAVFRHLVESVNCRLLFATHYHPLTKEFAAHPRVKLQHMACCFDQASNTSSEVDQKLIFLYRLASGACPQSYGMQIAAMAGIPNSVIQAASNAGQVMKEIVGESFKSSEQRENFSTLHEDWLKSILSISKTKETDFDDDAYDSLFCLWHELKSSFKKIR, encoded by the exons ATGCAGCGGCAGAAATCCATACTCTCCTTCCTCAAGAAACCAGAGGCCTCCGCCGGAGGCAAACCCACCGTTGCCGACGGAGAAATCAGAGGAACCGACACTCCACCCGAGAAGGTGCCCCGTCGGATATTTTCGGACAGCCGGCCTTCTCTCTTCTCCAGCATTAAGCACAAGTTCGCAAAAGTTGACAATTCCACAAACTCTTCATCTAACACCAG GTGTGATGGGGATGAAAATTTTACTATTCGGTCTCTTCCCCTTAGGTTTGATGCATCAGAGGATTTAGGCAATGGATATTTGGTCTCCAAGCAACCCAGTGACCAGCATGTGTTAAGTTCCAGCAGAACAGTGTGTCCTGAAGGGGGCAAAGGTTCTTTGTTTCTAAAAACTTTGGAGGATGACGTTCTTGGCCCAGAGACACCAGGCATGAGACCACTTGTCCCTAGGTTAAAGCGAGTGCAAGAGGATATCTATAATCTTGAGGAGAAAGCTGATTTTTCTTTGCAAGATAATAGGAAAAGAATGAAACTTGAGCAGGCTTCTGATGTTTCAAAGAAAATTCATGATGAGGACTGTGATACAGTTAGCAAGTTTGAATGGTTACATAAATCCCGAATCAAGGATGCCAATGGAAGAAAGCCAATGGATCCTCTTTATGATAAGAGGACACTTTACATCCCTCCTGAGGCATTGGGAAAGATGTCAGCATCTCAAAAGCAATATTGGGATGTCAAACGCCAGTATATGGATGTGATTCTCTTCTTTAAAGTG GGAAAGTTCTATGAGCTTTATGAACTAGATGCTGAAATTGGTCATAAGGAACTTGATTGGAAAATAACACAAAGTGGTGTGGGGAAGTGTCGACAG GTTGGTGTATCTGAGAGTGGAATTGACGATGCTGCTCAGAAGTTGATAGCTCGTGG GTACAAGGTTGGTCGAATAGAACAGTTGGAGACATCAGAGCAGGCGAAATCCAGGGGCTCTACATCT GTCATTAGAAGAAAGTTGGTTCATGTACAAACTCCTGCAACTACTACTGAGGGCAATATTGGACCTGATGCAGTTCATCTTCTTGCTATAAAGGAG GGCGGCATGCTGGAAGATGGTTCCATTCTTTTTGGGTTTGCATTCGTTGATTGTGCTGCATTGAAATTTTGGGTTGGTACTGTCAGGGATGATGCTTCTTATGCAGCATTGGGGGCTTTGTTAATGCAG GTGTCTCCGAAGGAAATTATTTTTGAAGGACAAG GGCTGTCTAAAGATGCTCAAAGAGCTCTCAAAAAGTTAAATTTGACAG GATCAAATTCATTCCAATTGAATGCAAGTGACACTTTTCGTGATGCATTTGAAATTAGAAGTATTATTGATGCGAATAAGTACTTCATTGGGTCTTCTGATTCATGGAACCGAGTTCTCGATGGAGTTGTGCACTGTGATCTTCCTTTGTGTGCACTAGGGGGGCTTATTAGTCATCTATCAAGATTGATG TTAAATGATGTCATCCGCAATGGAGATATTTTTTCTTACGAAGTTTATAAGGGTTTCCTTAGAATGGATGGTCAGACTCTGGTAAATTTGGAGATCTTTAATAATAATGCTGATGGTAGCCAATCAG GCACTCTGTACAAGTATCTTGATAATTGCATGACTTCATCTGGGAAGCGGCTCTTAAAGAACTGGATATGTCATCCCCTTCAAGATGTagataaaataaacaaaaggcTTGATGTGGTTGAGAACATGATGGCAAATTCAGAAGTTGTGTCACACATTGCCCAATTGCTTCGCAAGCTTCCAGATGTGGAAAGGTTGCTTGGACGCGTAAAGTCCAGCTTTCAATCTTCTTCTGTGCTTTCATTGCCCTTACTTGGCAGCAAGTTACTGAAACAGCGA CTAAAAGCTTTTGGATCTCTTGTACGAGGACTGCGAATCGGAATAGAAATGCTAATGCTTTTGCAAAAGGATGAAGTCATGACTGCTTCATTATCAAAAGTTGTACCTGTTCCTGTGCTAAGTGGCAACAAGGGGCTTGATGAATACCTTTCTCAATTTGAAGCAGCAATAGATAGCGAGTTCCCTAATTACCAG GATCATAACGTGACAGACTCGGAGGCTGAAACATTAACTATTTTAATCGAGTTATTTGTCGAGAAGGCGGCTCGGTGGTCTCAAATGATACATGCCATAAACTGCATTGATGTATTAAGATCCTTTGCTATGTCTGCGATTTCCTCTTGTGGAGCGATGTGCCGACCTAAAGTTTTGCCTCACTCCAACATTGCTAACTCTTTCATGGAGACACGAAGCCCCATACTTCATATGAAAGGGCTATGGCATCCTTATGCCCTTGGTGAGAATGGGGGGCCACCTGTGCCCAATGATATTCTTCTCGGAGAAAATGGTAGTAGTTGTACTCCAGGGACATTGTTATTGACCGGGCCAAATATGGGTGGGAAGTCAACACTCTTGCGTGCAACTTGTCTGGCTGTTGTTCTGGCGCAG CTAGGTTGTTATGTGCCTTGTGAAACATGCACTCTATCAGTTGTAGACATCATATTTACTCGGCTTGGTGCAACAGATCGAATCATGACTGGCGAGA GTACATTCCTAATTGAGTGCACAGAGACAGCATCAGTTTTGCAAAATGCTACTCAGAATTCAGTCGTTATTCTTGACGAATTGGGTCGAGGGACTAGTACTTTCGATGGATATGCTATAGCTTATGCT GTGTTTCGTCATCTTGTTGAGTCAGTCAACTGCCGGTTGTTGTTTGCTACGCATTATCACCCTCTGACGAAGGAGTTTGCAGCCCATCCTCGCGTAAAACTGCAACATATGGCATGCTGTTTTGATCAGGCTTCTAACACATCATCAGAAGTTGACCAAAAGCTGATTTTTCTGTATCGACTAGCCTCTGGAGCATGCCCGCAGAGTTATGGAATGCAGATAGCAGCGATGGCTGGAATTCCAAACTCAGTGATTCAAGCAGCCTCAAATGCTGGACAAGTCATGAAAGAAATTGTGGGGGAAAGCTTCAAGTCAAGTGAGCAGAGGGAGAATTTCTCAACTTTGCATGAGGACTGGCTGAAATCAATTCTATCTATTTCGAAGACAAAGGAAACTGATTTTGACGATGATGCGTATGATTCCTTATTTTGCCTGTGGCATGAGCTGAAAAGTTCTTTCAAGAAGATTAGGTGA
- the LOC130988308 gene encoding aldehyde dehydrogenase family 2 member C4 yields MTLQNESGSLESHLNLPKIKFTQLFINGQFLDAVSGKTFVTIDPRNGEVIAKIAEGDKDDVDLAVKAARHAFDNGPWPRLPASERGRIMLKLADLIDQNVEELASLDALDAGKLYRIGLVAEIPAAAENLRYYAGAADKIHGSTLRMAGQLHGYTLLEPIGVVGHIIPWNFPSQMFTMKVAPALAAGCTMVVKPAEQTPLSALFLAHLAKLAGIPDGVLNVVTGYGYSAGAAISSHMDIDKVSFTGSTEVGRLVMQAAAASNLKPVTLELGGKSPFIIFDDVDVDKVVDLAVRAILYNKGEICVAGSRVFVQEGIYDKFLVTLVEKVKSWVVGDPFDPNVHQGPQVDKNQYERVLSYIEIGKKEGATLLAGGKPAASKGYYIEPTIFTDVTDEMTIAKEEIFGPVMSVMKFKTVEEAIKRGNASKYGLAAGVMTNDLNIANTVSRSIRAGIVWINCYLAFSNSLPYGGYKMSGFGRDMGMESLHSYLQLKSVAVPIHNSPWL; encoded by the exons ATGACGCTACAAAACGAAAGCGGAAGTTTGGAGTCTCACCTCAATTTACCCAAAATCAAGTTTACTCAGCTCTTCATCAACGGCCAATTTCTCGATGCTGTATCAG GGAAAACATTTGTGACAATAGACCCAAGAAATGGAGAAGTAATAGCAAAAATAGCGGAAGGTGACAAGGATGATGTTGATTTGGCTGTCAAAGCTGCTCGTCATGCTTTTGATAATGGCCCATGGCCTCGTTTGCCTGCTTCT GAAAGAGGAAGAATAATGCTAAAGTTGGCCGACTTGATCGACCAAAACGTGGAAGAATTGGCATCATTGGACGCTCTCGATGCCGGAAAGCTGTACAGGATCGGGTTGGTCGCCGAGATCCCCGCCGCCGCCGAAAACCTCCGTTACTACGCCGGCGCCGCCGACAAGATCCACGGATCCACGTTGAGGATGGCCGGGCAGCTGCACGGGTACACGCTGCTGGAACCCATAGGCGTGGTGGGCCACATCATTCCCTGGAACTTCCCCTCCCAGATGTTCACCATGAAGGTCGCCCCGGCGCTGGCCGCCGGCTGCACCATGGTCGTCAAGCCCGCCGAGCAGACGCCTCTCTCCGCTCTCTTCCTCGCCCATTTGGCCAAGCTG GCTGGCATCCCGGACGGGGTGCTGAACGTGGTGACGGGGTACGGCTACTCTGCCGGGGCTGCGATAAGCTCTCACATGGACATCGATAAGGTTAGTTTCACGGGGTCCACGGAAGTAGGGCGGCTGGTGATGCAGGCGGCCGCGGCCAGTAACCTGAAACCGGTGACGTTAGAACTTGGAGGGAAGTCGCCTTTCATAATCTTCGACGATGTGGATGTTGATAAAGTTGTTGATCTCGCTGTGCGCGCGATTCTCTACAACAAG GGGGAAATCTGCGTGGCGGGTTCGCGTGTTTTTGTTCAAGAAGGGATATACGATAAGTTTCTAGTTACGTTGGTGGAGAAGGTCAAATCTTGGGTGGTCGGCGATCCTTTCGATCCCAATGTTCATCAAGGGCCCCAA gtggatAAGAATCAATACGAGAGAGTTCTTTCATACATCGAAATCGGGAAGAAGGAAGGCGCCACTTTGTTGGCAGGGGGTAAGCCAGCCGCCAGCAAAGGCTACTACATTGAGCCTACAATTTTCACAGACGTAAcg GATGAGATGACTATAGCCAAGGAAGAAATATTTGGACCGGTGATGTCAGTTATGAAGTTCAA GACGGTGGAGGAAGCGATCAAGAGGGGGAATGCTAGTAAGTATGGATTGGCGGCGGGGGTGATGACGAATGACTTGAACATTGCCAACACAGTATCGCGGTCGATTCGAGCGGGCATAGTGTGGATAAACTGCTACTTGGCGTTTAGTAATTCGCTTCCTTACGGAGGTTACAAGATGAGTGGGTTTGGGAGGGATATGGGGATGGAGTCTCTCCATAGCTACCTTCAGCTTAAATCTGTCGCCGTGCCCATTCACAACTCTCCTTGGCTCTAA